A window of the Schlesneria paludicola DSM 18645 genome harbors these coding sequences:
- a CDS encoding DUF6263 family protein yields MSPATLRWMLIGSLLCVSLSGCSYFQDSVADDDTELNELDGTETDQSSSEAETRLMAGENSPIQEGLLELKVKVGDRFPLSKRVSNRLTQSDANGVSENTSQTDMMLSLVVEDVQPDGRKLLSVHYHRVKYDQDIHGKKVSYSSDRPGEVVPPEAMLYAGLAKNGFSFWIGPDNKVIEIVGFNDFLRRCLSSVPPQHVAMVQKQLDATRREDGIANFIDDSIGLLPYSNDPKHPGVSVKEGATWELDPRHSDGPIPTIVNTQCMLKELTPTSAEILLSGRISGNTNPTVIRTAEGSMKIQVKGGQCTGTCRVDRITGLPTQSRVQRYLEIGMETSDGKQIHQTKESVSEITSFLNQLQMPPVGSSTPIQQTNFRNAIGAESHRRVDQAGGARKF; encoded by the coding sequence ATGTCACCAGCGACACTGCGATGGATGTTGATTGGATCACTGTTGTGCGTCAGCCTGTCCGGTTGCAGCTATTTCCAAGACTCGGTGGCGGACGATGACACTGAACTGAATGAATTGGACGGCACCGAAACCGACCAGAGTTCCTCCGAAGCCGAAACGCGTCTAATGGCAGGTGAGAATTCCCCCATCCAAGAGGGCCTGCTGGAGTTGAAAGTGAAAGTGGGCGATCGTTTCCCGCTTTCAAAACGAGTCTCGAATCGACTGACGCAGTCCGACGCCAACGGCGTCAGCGAAAACACGTCTCAAACCGACATGATGCTGTCACTGGTCGTCGAGGATGTGCAACCCGATGGGCGAAAGCTCCTCTCAGTCCACTATCACCGCGTCAAATACGATCAGGACATTCACGGAAAGAAAGTCTCGTACTCTTCGGACCGGCCCGGCGAAGTAGTGCCACCTGAAGCCATGCTCTATGCCGGACTGGCAAAGAACGGCTTTTCGTTCTGGATCGGCCCCGACAACAAGGTCATCGAGATCGTTGGCTTCAATGACTTTCTACGACGCTGTCTAAGCAGCGTTCCTCCACAGCATGTCGCCATGGTGCAGAAACAATTGGATGCCACACGACGCGAGGACGGAATCGCGAATTTTATCGACGACAGCATCGGCCTGTTGCCATACAGCAACGACCCGAAGCACCCAGGCGTTTCTGTAAAAGAAGGAGCCACCTGGGAACTTGATCCCCGACATTCGGACGGGCCAATTCCCACCATCGTCAACACACAGTGCATGTTGAAAGAACTGACGCCAACATCCGCCGAGATTCTGCTGTCCGGTCGAATCAGTGGAAACACGAACCCAACCGTGATTCGAACGGCCGAAGGTTCCATGAAGATTCAGGTCAAGGGGGGCCAGTGTACGGGAACCTGTCGCGTGGATCGCATCACCGGCCTGCCGACGCAATCGCGGGTCCAGCGTTACCTTGAGATCGGCATGGAAACGTCCGATGGAAAACAGATCCACCAGACGAAAGAATCCGTCAGCGAGATCACGTCGTTCTTGAACCAATTGCAAATGCCGCCCGTGGGGTCATCCACTCCGATTCAGCAAACGAATTTTCGGAATGCCATCGGAGCAGAATCGCATCGTCGCGTCGATCAGGCGGGTGGCGCACGTAAATTCTAA
- a CDS encoding universal stress protein, which produces MFRFENVLVAVSPVETVAPLHEISSIRLTPVHIAAIDLALVTGAQLTFCAVVAPQPTDAPSNAFTVPIAVQSDEGIRRELISLQEQAAAKGISARCLIRSGDFSEELIAESFEDSYDLVMFTGTSAGAHDKNSRAPVVDNLLLRSRCSAWAFHPKRQGDPLNIGFIGQTSENLALPLAVTLARLLNARLHVLHPINRFELTSDDGISIADSDPVEELASLRRTAESELKSQLERTDFRALPFGSKLEILDDDSETRIARYATENQLDLLIVSRRRLVRDCDPKRSLREEWSDLARNHSLLAVVPNPATA; this is translated from the coding sequence ATGTTTCGATTTGAAAACGTCCTCGTTGCCGTCTCTCCAGTTGAAACTGTGGCGCCGCTACACGAGATCTCGTCAATCAGACTCACGCCTGTCCACATAGCCGCCATTGACTTGGCACTTGTCACCGGCGCTCAACTGACATTTTGTGCCGTCGTCGCGCCACAACCTACCGATGCCCCATCGAATGCTTTCACTGTTCCGATAGCCGTCCAATCGGATGAAGGCATTCGTCGCGAATTGATCTCATTGCAGGAACAGGCCGCGGCAAAAGGCATTTCCGCGCGATGCCTGATTCGATCGGGCGACTTTTCAGAGGAACTGATCGCCGAATCCTTCGAAGACTCCTACGACCTTGTGATGTTCACAGGGACGTCGGCAGGCGCGCACGATAAGAACTCCAGAGCTCCCGTGGTCGACAATCTGCTGTTGAGATCACGATGTTCCGCCTGGGCGTTCCATCCCAAACGTCAAGGCGATCCCCTGAACATCGGTTTCATTGGCCAAACCAGCGAGAACCTTGCGCTGCCACTCGCCGTGACGCTCGCCCGACTCTTGAATGCACGACTGCATGTGCTGCACCCCATCAATCGCTTCGAATTGACGAGCGATGACGGCATTTCAATTGCGGACTCCGACCCAGTCGAAGAACTGGCGAGCCTTCGGCGAACGGCGGAATCCGAACTGAAATCGCAACTCGAACGGACCGATTTTCGGGCACTACCGTTCGGTTCGAAACTCGAGATTCTCGATGACGATTCAGAAACGCGGATCGCCCGCTATGCGACCGAAAATCAGCTCGACCTGCTCATCGTTAGTCGACGACGCCTTGTTCGCGATTGCGATCCGAAACGGTCGCTCCGCGAGGAATGGAGTGACCTTGCAAGAAATCACTCCCTCCTGGCGGTCGTTCCGAATCCCGCAACGGCCTGA
- a CDS encoding alpha-amylase/4-alpha-glucanotransferase domain-containing protein, whose product MNGQVRLILTLHNHQPVGNFDGVFEGAFQDSYVPFLDVLQDFPELPVVLHISGSLLDWLEVNHPEYIARVREFVQRGQIEILGGPYYEPILSAIPRRDRIGQIQLYKRHLENLFETRVRGMWVPERVWEQSFAGEIVDAGIEYTLLDDTHFRNAGLNEDSLHGFYLTEESGRLLKVFAGGERLRYLIPYADPQELINHCRGIAERFPNAVLIFGDDGEKFGVWPGSKDHVYRDGWLRRFFTALRENQEWLHVTTMAETVDYVSPLGRVYLPDASYREMTEWALPTEKQTQYRNLVSMNEQRHDWHSMRQFVRAGFWRNFLVKYPESNEMYSRMMQVSRRLEEVSSTVTSGAGLQLVADARRELYRGQCNCSYWHGAFGGLYLPHLRNAVYRSLISAEMLLDRAAGRKARGVEIAADDFNLDARKEIRMGGEGLTAFLSPGKGGHLYELDVRQIQTNLLATLNRRSEPYHDRIRAHAGQAASDTGGGVDPNGGVRFKQPNLDQKLQYDSWARKSLVDHFLQPGLDHRSFEHGQGELGDFVEGVYLSKIRRSDERVEATLWREGQLGPYQVKVSKTVSMCAQQRSSIEIQYRLENLPVGLPIHFGVEFNFAAMPAGANDRYYYDADGQNLGTLERSQATEPSERVGLVDEWLGLDVSLDVSHAARFWTQPIQTVSQSESGYELVHQSCAVMPTWNFIAPSDGQWTVTINLSVDTSIAQARQLSERAAAKLMTMELSADE is encoded by the coding sequence ATGAATGGCCAGGTGCGACTGATTCTAACGCTGCACAACCATCAACCCGTCGGGAACTTTGATGGCGTGTTCGAAGGGGCGTTCCAAGACAGTTACGTTCCTTTTCTTGACGTGTTACAAGACTTTCCCGAATTGCCCGTCGTGCTGCACATTTCGGGCAGCCTGCTCGATTGGCTCGAGGTCAATCATCCCGAGTACATTGCCCGCGTGCGGGAGTTCGTCCAGCGCGGTCAGATCGAAATTCTGGGCGGTCCCTATTATGAACCGATTCTTTCGGCGATTCCGCGCCGTGATCGAATCGGGCAGATTCAGCTTTATAAACGGCATCTGGAAAATCTGTTCGAAACTCGGGTCCGCGGAATGTGGGTGCCGGAACGCGTGTGGGAACAATCCTTCGCGGGCGAGATTGTCGACGCGGGCATCGAATACACGCTGCTTGACGACACGCATTTTCGCAATGCGGGACTGAATGAAGACAGCCTGCACGGCTTTTATCTGACGGAAGAAAGCGGTCGTCTGCTGAAAGTCTTCGCGGGCGGCGAGCGACTGCGTTACTTGATCCCATATGCCGATCCCCAGGAACTGATCAACCACTGCCGGGGGATCGCCGAGCGATTTCCGAATGCCGTTCTGATCTTTGGTGATGACGGCGAAAAGTTCGGCGTTTGGCCAGGTTCAAAAGATCACGTCTATCGCGACGGCTGGCTACGTCGTTTCTTCACAGCGCTGCGCGAGAATCAAGAGTGGCTGCATGTCACCACGATGGCCGAGACGGTGGACTATGTTTCGCCGCTGGGACGCGTCTACCTTCCCGATGCCAGCTATCGCGAAATGACCGAGTGGGCGCTTCCGACGGAAAAGCAGACTCAGTATCGCAATCTCGTATCGATGAACGAACAACGCCACGACTGGCATTCGATGCGGCAATTTGTTCGTGCCGGATTCTGGCGAAATTTCTTGGTGAAGTATCCCGAGTCCAACGAGATGTACTCGCGGATGATGCAGGTCAGCCGTCGCTTGGAAGAGGTCTCGTCCACCGTGACGTCTGGTGCCGGTTTGCAATTGGTTGCGGATGCTCGCCGCGAACTCTATCGCGGACAGTGCAATTGTTCGTACTGGCACGGCGCCTTCGGCGGGCTGTATCTGCCGCATCTCCGCAACGCCGTCTATCGGAGTTTGATTTCCGCCGAGATGTTGCTCGATCGTGCCGCGGGACGAAAAGCGCGCGGCGTCGAGATTGCTGCCGACGATTTTAATCTCGATGCCCGGAAGGAAATTCGCATGGGCGGTGAAGGACTCACGGCCTTCTTGTCGCCCGGTAAAGGTGGTCATCTGTACGAGCTAGATGTTCGCCAGATTCAAACGAACCTGCTGGCCACGTTGAATCGACGATCAGAACCGTACCACGACCGAATTCGGGCGCACGCCGGACAGGCCGCAAGCGATACCGGCGGCGGTGTTGATCCCAATGGCGGTGTCCGTTTCAAGCAGCCGAACCTGGACCAGAAACTGCAATACGATAGCTGGGCTCGCAAGAGTCTCGTCGATCACTTCTTGCAGCCCGGCTTGGACCATCGAAGCTTCGAACACGGACAGGGAGAACTGGGAGACTTCGTCGAGGGAGTGTATCTCTCGAAGATTCGTCGATCGGACGAACGCGTCGAAGCGACGCTGTGGCGCGAGGGACAGTTGGGGCCGTATCAGGTCAAGGTGTCCAAGACGGTTTCGATGTGTGCGCAGCAACGAAGCTCGATTGAGATTCAGTATCGCCTGGAAAATTTGCCGGTTGGCTTACCGATTCACTTCGGGGTGGAATTCAATTTCGCTGCGATGCCGGCGGGGGCAAATGACCGGTATTACTACGATGCCGATGGGCAGAATCTGGGGACGCTCGAACGATCACAGGCAACCGAGCCGTCCGAACGAGTCGGGCTTGTGGATGAATGGTTGGGGCTGGACGTTTCACTGGATGTTTCGCACGCGGCACGATTCTGGACTCAACCGATTCAGACGGTCAGTCAATCGGAAAGTGGCTACGAGCTGGTTCATCAAAGTTGTGCCGTCATGCCGACATGGAACTTTATCGCTCCGTCCGATGGCCAGTGGACGGTGACGATCAATCTGTCGGTGGATACTTCGATTGCCCAGGCCAGGCAATTGTCTGAACGAGCCGCGGCAAAACTGATGACGATGGAACTGTCCGCGGACGAATGA
- a CDS encoding tetratricopeptide repeat protein, giving the protein MSNPDVMYDEAIALKDKGDIPAAVAKLQEIETIAPEHALTHSALAVMLQKLGKFDEAISHAKKVVELNPNDAFSQSQLSVIYQRCGRIPEAEDALGKSRSMNMGGGCGSGGCGHH; this is encoded by the coding sequence ATGTCGAATCCAGACGTAATGTACGATGAAGCAATTGCCCTGAAAGATAAAGGGGACATCCCGGCGGCCGTCGCGAAACTGCAAGAGATCGAGACGATCGCCCCGGAACACGCGTTGACGCATTCCGCGTTGGCAGTGATGTTGCAGAAGTTGGGGAAGTTCGACGAAGCGATTTCTCACGCGAAGAAAGTCGTGGAACTGAATCCCAACGATGCCTTTTCGCAGTCGCAACTGTCAGTGATCTACCAGCGCTGCGGTCGAATTCCCGAAGCGGAAGATGCTCTCGGAAAAAGCCGCTCGATGAATATGGGTGGCGGTTGTGGCAGCGGTGGTTGCGGTCACCACTGA
- a CDS encoding ArnT family glycosyltransferase, whose amino-acid sequence MSSPAPLTNTPADWRRELLFLAGAILLGMFVRVNFLGRIAVEHFDEAVYASNFWFDSSNGYSYPARYLYAPPLLPAAIEWTMTLVSICGFSPTGFVPMIPSLVAGIAMIPSIWWVGRRWFGPSAGLISAWLVATSDFHASYSRTALTDVTLSLFVLWGVYFFWCAWANDLPLNLERKKSKPIAAAPLPWRFLILAGAFTGLAWSTKYNGWLPLAIGAAGSGLWLTIAPSTERAMGRALTRWLLVATIAFLVWSPVLVGLQKTGGYATVAANHRQYLVGIGQWWNTAAKQVECIGMYDNMLGMVTEPTFVPLGSRSSWSNPARRPTADQVLEEGLGAASNGAQLWNMSSTLKSVSRGVRILANRLATFAVPLGLFLTAIISAFFGLTVRFDRRQRIAACLLVAWLIGMTLATPFYHPYPRLIFPWLTAVWLGVGVAIQLQPWRVILKSSPTATAVWRPGRVEWVLLVWLTTNCLIRLMAGTAHAWSDRTGMAAVSERLASRITDVVGSSANAKTGSIAYVWGEPALVFGLRSEGFRYAVPSQGLASIEKTSAAPTFLLFGNQSFGSTEFSQSRSKLEQYSLKEICHFNPSHLVEMDAQNTANFYSWDFGQAIRSAIDHDPADSQSGIYRSQIWLFRVDAK is encoded by the coding sequence ATGAGTTCCCCCGCCCCACTGACGAACACCCCCGCCGATTGGCGCCGCGAACTTCTGTTCCTCGCGGGAGCGATCCTTTTAGGCATGTTTGTCCGCGTCAATTTTCTTGGTCGAATCGCCGTCGAGCACTTTGACGAAGCCGTCTACGCCTCCAACTTCTGGTTCGATTCGAGCAATGGATACTCCTATCCCGCCCGTTACTTATATGCCCCGCCGCTGCTTCCTGCCGCCATTGAATGGACGATGACGCTGGTTTCAATCTGCGGATTTTCTCCCACCGGCTTCGTCCCGATGATACCGTCCCTGGTCGCCGGCATCGCCATGATTCCGTCGATCTGGTGGGTCGGACGACGTTGGTTCGGTCCAAGTGCGGGCCTGATTTCCGCTTGGCTCGTCGCGACCAGTGACTTTCACGCATCGTATTCCCGGACCGCGCTGACCGATGTCACGCTGTCCCTGTTCGTCCTTTGGGGCGTCTATTTTTTTTGGTGCGCGTGGGCAAACGATCTTCCGCTGAACCTCGAGCGGAAGAAATCGAAGCCGATCGCTGCGGCCCCGCTGCCCTGGCGGTTTCTGATTTTGGCCGGAGCCTTCACCGGACTCGCATGGTCGACAAAGTACAATGGCTGGCTGCCGCTCGCGATCGGAGCCGCCGGATCGGGGCTTTGGTTGACGATCGCGCCTTCGACGGAACGCGCGATGGGACGTGCGCTGACGCGCTGGCTGCTCGTCGCCACGATCGCGTTTTTGGTCTGGTCGCCGGTTCTGGTGGGTCTGCAAAAAACCGGAGGATACGCCACCGTCGCGGCAAATCATCGCCAGTACTTGGTCGGGATTGGTCAGTGGTGGAACACCGCCGCCAAGCAAGTCGAATGCATTGGAATGTACGACAACATGCTGGGCATGGTCACCGAACCCACGTTCGTCCCTCTCGGCAGTCGCAGCAGTTGGTCGAATCCAGCACGGCGGCCCACCGCCGATCAGGTCCTCGAAGAGGGCCTCGGCGCGGCAAGCAATGGAGCGCAACTTTGGAACATGTCCTCCACGTTGAAGTCCGTTTCTCGGGGAGTCAGGATTCTCGCGAACCGTCTTGCCACCTTCGCCGTTCCCCTTGGGCTGTTTTTGACCGCGATCATTTCGGCGTTCTTCGGACTCACAGTCCGCTTTGATCGGCGCCAGAGAATTGCGGCATGTCTGCTTGTCGCATGGCTCATTGGAATGACGCTCGCGACTCCGTTCTACCATCCGTATCCTCGACTCATTTTTCCGTGGCTGACCGCGGTCTGGCTGGGAGTCGGTGTCGCCATCCAGTTGCAACCCTGGCGCGTGATCCTGAAAAGCAGTCCAACCGCGACCGCCGTTTGGCGTCCCGGCCGCGTCGAGTGGGTCCTGCTCGTATGGCTGACCACAAACTGTCTGATCCGTCTGATGGCGGGCACCGCCCATGCCTGGAGCGATCGCACGGGAATGGCGGCAGTCTCCGAGCGACTGGCGAGCCGAATCACCGACGTGGTCGGCTCGTCCGCCAACGCCAAAACGGGATCGATCGCCTACGTCTGGGGCGAGCCCGCGCTCGTGTTTGGCTTGCGCTCGGAGGGCTTCAGATACGCTGTCCCGTCCCAGGGGCTTGCCTCAATCGAAAAGACCTCGGCGGCACCCACCTTTCTGCTTTTCGGAAATCAGTCGTTCGGCAGTACCGAATTCTCGCAGTCGCGATCAAAGCTGGAACAGTATTCGTTAAAAGAAATCTGCCATTTCAATCCCAGCCATCTCGTCGAGATGGACGCGCAGAACACGGCAAATTTCTATTCATGGGACTTCGGTCAAGCCATCCGGAGCGCCATCGATCACGATCCCGCCGACTCACAGAGCGGCATTTATAGATCGCAGATCTGGCTATTTCGCGTCGACGCAAAGTAG
- a CDS encoding ParB/RepB/Spo0J family partition protein, with protein MDEQLGHDQVSQEPSRRRLGRGLNALLGTAPMGGTDEASAGDQTEISVELIERNPFQPRQDFDQTALNELVDSIRQHGVLQPLLVRPAGDGYQLIAGERRLISAKKAGLRQVPCRVLNLTDQQVSEVALEENLKRQDLNVLEKAIAFQDYLKRFGCTIEDLARRLSFERSTVSNMLRLLELPEAVKTDLRSDKISAGHARAILALKNVDAQVSLSQRIQQENLSVRKTEEAVREMIATKDADVVPFQNPDESNASADTSNRTSHVVGLQNQLRDWLGTNVEIKLSGKAKDKGKIVIDFASNDDFERIVGKLQRAA; from the coding sequence ATGGACGAGCAACTTGGTCACGATCAGGTCTCTCAAGAACCTTCCCGTCGTCGCTTGGGGCGTGGCTTGAACGCGCTGCTCGGAACGGCTCCGATGGGAGGAACCGACGAAGCCAGCGCCGGTGATCAGACCGAGATCTCCGTCGAACTGATCGAGCGGAATCCGTTTCAGCCGCGTCAGGATTTCGATCAGACGGCGCTCAACGAATTGGTGGACAGCATCCGCCAGCACGGCGTGCTGCAGCCACTTCTGGTCCGTCCCGCCGGGGATGGATACCAGTTGATCGCGGGCGAGCGACGACTGATCTCGGCCAAGAAAGCGGGCCTGCGCCAGGTTCCCTGCCGTGTTCTGAATCTCACCGATCAACAGGTCAGCGAAGTCGCGCTCGAAGAAAACCTGAAACGCCAAGACCTGAATGTTCTGGAAAAGGCGATCGCCTTCCAGGACTATCTGAAGCGGTTCGGTTGCACGATCGAGGACCTCGCACGCCGCCTGTCGTTCGAACGATCGACGGTCAGCAATATGCTCCGACTGCTCGAACTGCCCGAGGCGGTCAAAACCGATTTGCGGTCTGACAAGATCTCGGCCGGTCACGCTCGCGCCATCCTGGCTCTGAAAAACGTCGACGCTCAGGTTTCTCTGTCGCAGAGAATTCAGCAAGAGAATCTGTCCGTCCGCAAGACCGAGGAAGCGGTTCGCGAAATGATCGCGACTAAGGACGCCGACGTCGTCCCATTCCAAAATCCGGACGAGTCAAACGCATCCGCCGATACGTCGAACCGAACCTCGCACGTGGTCGGTTTGCAAAATCAACTCCGCGATTGGTTAGGAACAAACGTCGAAATCAAGCTTTCGGGCAAGGCGAAGGACAAGGGAAAAATTGTCATCGATTTCGCGTCGAACGATGATTTCGAACGGATTGTTGGAAAACTGCAACGAGCTGCGTAG
- a CDS encoding GNAT family N-acetyltransferase, whose translation MAPLSGDHSGSGSDFNDVEIRILRRGDHDILNRVAEGVFDNSIDNRLSEEFLGDPRHHLAVAIDGRFVVGIASAVHYVHPDKSPQLWINEVGVAPSHRGRGFGKRLMTALLEVGRHLGCSEAWVLTDRQNHSACRLYESIGCVKPPAPAMFTFQLSANNAESPIAQVRK comes from the coding sequence ATGGCCCCCCTATCGGGAGATCATTCCGGTTCAGGGAGTGACTTCAATGATGTCGAAATCCGGATTCTGCGACGTGGCGATCACGACATTCTCAACAGGGTCGCGGAGGGAGTCTTCGACAACTCGATCGACAATCGCCTGTCAGAAGAGTTTCTCGGCGATCCACGTCATCATCTCGCGGTCGCAATCGACGGTCGTTTTGTGGTCGGAATCGCGTCCGCCGTCCACTACGTTCATCCCGACAAATCTCCGCAGCTTTGGATCAACGAGGTCGGAGTCGCGCCGTCACATCGTGGTCGGGGGTTCGGTAAACGGTTGATGACGGCACTGCTCGAGGTCGGTCGGCACCTCGGTTGTTCGGAAGCCTGGGTCTTGACCGATCGACAAAACCACTCGGCATGCCGGCTTTACGAGTCGATCGGATGCGTGAAGCCGCCAGCCCCGGCGATGTTCACATTTCAACTTTCGGCGAACAACGCTGAGTCTCCTATCGCCCAAGTTCGAAAATAG
- a CDS encoding FAD-dependent oxidoreductase translates to MPITQSVDVVVLGQGLAGTALAWSLLWEGARVVVIDREARVGSSGIAAGLVTPVTGQKLTLSWRFADFWPHAIAFYRRVESEVHRPLFREDRMVRLFADERERRAFNLRGESGELDGVVSDSSPQCEPSLDQTHGGFEMTSAGRLDVLLYLDSSRESLLQRGSFLPGDVDVSRDFELEPSGVTLPRFGIRSRRLVFCQGYQADPNPWFRDVQFKPAKGEILTVRIPGLTEQKIVHRGIWLAPMGDQVFKVGATYDWSHLDSIPTSEGRTEILTRLAGFLNRPVEVLEHAAAVRPIHRNQYPVVGIHPVQSQLGIFNGFGSKGVLQAPYFASQFAGVLRGQGEVDADVELNRKTTWSDVATARAAISFEAARHVKPRPSRPLTEQAQLAVGEVIQSGDVVIDATTGNGYDTHFLAEQVGQDGRVYAFDIQQVALDRTQARLMEAGLENVTLLNQSHANMTSLIPSAVHGHVAAIMFNLGYLPSGDKTLTTQPESTRQAIGQAATLLRRGGVMTIVAYMGHDGGNAEADIVQLTLGGLGPGEFETKAFDSQPGKKIGPRLFLVKRVV, encoded by the coding sequence ATGCCGATCACCCAGTCTGTTGATGTCGTTGTCCTCGGGCAGGGGCTGGCCGGAACCGCCTTGGCCTGGAGCCTGCTTTGGGAGGGGGCTCGGGTGGTGGTCATTGACCGCGAGGCTCGAGTGGGCTCATCGGGGATTGCCGCAGGGCTCGTGACGCCCGTCACCGGCCAGAAGCTGACCCTCTCGTGGCGGTTCGCGGACTTCTGGCCGCACGCCATCGCGTTCTACCGACGGGTCGAATCGGAAGTTCACCGCCCGTTGTTTCGAGAAGACCGGATGGTGCGTCTGTTCGCTGATGAGCGGGAGCGCCGTGCGTTCAATCTCAGAGGGGAATCGGGCGAGCTCGACGGCGTCGTCTCGGACTCAAGTCCACAGTGCGAACCTTCGCTTGATCAGACACATGGCGGTTTCGAGATGACCTCGGCCGGGCGGCTGGATGTTCTCCTCTATCTGGACTCGTCTCGAGAGTCCTTGCTGCAGCGAGGCTCGTTTCTCCCAGGCGACGTGGATGTTTCACGTGACTTCGAACTGGAGCCATCGGGGGTGACCCTACCGCGATTCGGGATTCGTTCGCGGCGTTTGGTTTTTTGCCAGGGGTATCAGGCCGATCCGAATCCCTGGTTTCGCGACGTGCAGTTCAAGCCGGCGAAGGGCGAGATTCTGACGGTACGAATCCCCGGGCTGACCGAGCAGAAGATCGTCCACCGTGGCATCTGGCTGGCACCGATGGGCGACCAGGTGTTCAAGGTGGGGGCGACCTATGACTGGTCGCACCTCGATTCGATTCCCACGTCCGAAGGGAGAACCGAGATCCTGACGAGGCTCGCTGGGTTTTTGAATCGACCTGTCGAGGTGCTTGAACATGCGGCGGCGGTTCGACCAATCCACCGGAATCAGTATCCGGTCGTCGGGATCCACCCAGTTCAATCGCAACTAGGGATCTTCAATGGATTCGGATCGAAGGGGGTTCTGCAGGCTCCCTACTTCGCGAGCCAGTTCGCGGGAGTTCTTCGAGGTCAGGGTGAGGTCGACGCGGACGTTGAACTGAATCGGAAGACGACCTGGTCCGATGTCGCCACAGCACGGGCGGCGATATCGTTCGAAGCGGCGCGCCACGTGAAACCGCGCCCGTCCAGACCGCTGACCGAACAGGCACAGCTCGCTGTGGGTGAGGTGATTCAGTCGGGTGACGTTGTGATCGACGCGACTACCGGGAATGGATACGACACACACTTCCTGGCGGAACAGGTCGGGCAAGACGGACGAGTGTATGCGTTCGACATTCAGCAGGTGGCCCTGGATCGAACTCAAGCACGCTTGATGGAGGCGGGACTGGAGAACGTGACCCTGCTGAACCAGAGTCACGCGAACATGACGTCGTTGATTCCCTCGGCCGTTCACGGTCACGTCGCCGCCATCATGTTCAATCTGGGTTACCTGCCGAGCGGTGACAAAACATTGACGACCCAACCAGAGTCGACGCGGCAGGCGATTGGGCAGGCAGCCACGCTATTGCGACGGGGCGGGGTCATGACGATCGTGGCCTACATGGGGCACGATGGAGGGAACGCGGAAGCGGACATCGTTCAGTTGACGCTTGGTGGTCTGGGGCCAGGTGAGTTCGAAACGAAGGCGTTCGATAGCCAGCCCGGGAAGAAAATCGGACCACGGTTGTTTCTCGTGAAACGTGTCGTGTGA
- a CDS encoding ThuA domain-containing protein yields MARILPSLVTVVAMVLSERGWAEDPKPPASRPKRILLLGQKPDSHPKTTHEYMAGCQLIARLLQNRNAIQVVVVQADNPWADGPELIDGADAVVLFLSEGAKWVSADPQRLAAFKRLAERGGGFSCLHWGMGTREAPPIADFVALFGGCHGGPDRKYRYTDYRVVPASVSHPALQGVAAFDVHEEFYYDLKFATPRDQVTPLLATKVDGSDYVVSWAMERPDGGHSFGFSGLHYHENWKRIEYRRLILQGILWTLKEPIPAEGVDVELNESDFALPERPAGK; encoded by the coding sequence ATGGCGAGAATTCTTCCGAGCTTGGTAACCGTCGTCGCGATGGTGTTGAGCGAGCGAGGTTGGGCCGAGGACCCCAAGCCACCGGCGTCCCGTCCCAAGCGAATTCTCCTGCTTGGTCAGAAGCCCGATTCTCATCCCAAGACGACTCATGAATACATGGCAGGTTGCCAGCTGATCGCGAGGCTCTTGCAGAATCGAAATGCGATTCAGGTTGTCGTCGTTCAGGCTGACAATCCGTGGGCCGACGGGCCGGAACTGATCGACGGCGCGGATGCCGTGGTGTTGTTCTTGAGTGAGGGAGCGAAGTGGGTCAGTGCCGATCCGCAGCGTCTGGCGGCGTTCAAACGCCTGGCAGAGCGCGGGGGCGGTTTCAGTTGCCTGCATTGGGGGATGGGCACGCGAGAGGCCCCGCCGATTGCGGACTTCGTCGCGCTGTTTGGAGGGTGCCACGGTGGTCCGGACCGGAAGTATCGCTACACCGACTATCGGGTGGTTCCCGCATCGGTTTCTCACCCCGCCCTGCAGGGTGTCGCCGCGTTCGACGTCCATGAAGAGTTCTACTACGATCTCAAGTTTGCAACCCCTCGAGACCAGGTCACGCCGTTGCTTGCGACCAAGGTCGACGGGTCGGACTACGTCGTGTCATGGGCGATGGAGCGTCCCGACGGAGGACACTCGTTTGGTTTCTCTGGACTGCACTATCATGAGAACTGGAAGCGGATCGAATACCGTCGACTGATCCTTCAAGGAATCCTTTGGACGTTGAAGGAGCCGATCCCCGCGGAAGGGGTGGATGTTGAACTGAACGAATCGGACTTTGCACTGCCTGAGCGTCCCGCAGGAAAGTGA